One Campylobacter sp. RM16192 genomic region harbors:
- the fabZ gene encoding 3-hydroxyacyl-ACP dehydratase FabZ, translating into MIDIMQIQKILPHRYPFLLIDRVVEIEPAKHIVAYKNVTIGEPVFQGHFPDHPIYPGVMIIEGMAQAGGVLAFKSMSDEHQAGIENKVVYFMSIDRAKFRHPIRPGDRLEYRLEVLKHKGNIWVLDGKAYVDGVLACEAELKAMIVDK; encoded by the coding sequence GTGATAGATATAATGCAAATTCAAAAAATCCTCCCGCACAGATATCCTTTTTTGCTCATCGATAGAGTCGTAGAGATCGAGCCGGCAAAGCACATCGTAGCTTACAAAAACGTAACCATCGGCGAACCGGTCTTTCAAGGACATTTTCCAGATCATCCGATATATCCGGGCGTTATGATTATCGAGGGTATGGCTCAAGCCGGCGGAGTGCTCGCATTTAAGAGCATGAGTGATGAACATCAGGCGGGCATTGAAAATAAAGTTGTCTATTTTATGAGCATAGATAGGGCTAAATTTCGCCATCCGATCCGCCCTGGCGACAGGCTAGAGTACCGCCTTGAAGTGCTAAAACACAAAGGAAATATCTGGGTTCTTGACGGCAAGGCTTATGTGGATGGAGTGCTTGCTTGCGAAGCCGAGCTAAAAGCGATGATAGTTGATAAGTAA
- the rfaQ gene encoding putative lipopolysaccharide heptosyltransferase III: MDNKKQLKILIMKFRHIGDVLLTTPILTNLRHYFPDAIIDFALNKGCEAMIEGNPNIRKIHIYDRQKVQNSSFLKKIITELRYANTIKKENYDIAIQTTEGDRGIIIAKYAKIKRIVGYEGKNKILNRLITDIVPMSKNPKHMVETNLDSLRTIGIEPICKKVMLYSNKDPISHLQLPKTFAHMHLTSRWMFKCAKDELMAEIIDFCQDELKVKVVITSDKNEIELKKLDEVVNLCKTKPINLGGQINLKQVAALSKISALYIGVDTAIMHMAAANNTPCIALFGPSNAQIWGPWDNDICQNYLNHRGNQGIGKHFVFQKDWECISCQKAGCQDSRISRCLIEFSKEEILEIKDKIREKIDEYTIHRNTL, encoded by the coding sequence ATGGATAATAAAAAGCAACTTAAAATTTTAATTATGAAATTTAGACACATAGGTGATGTTTTATTAACTACTCCTATTTTAACAAATTTAAGACATTATTTTCCAGATGCCATTATAGATTTTGCGCTGAACAAAGGTTGTGAAGCTATGATAGAAGGCAATCCCAATATTAGAAAAATACATATTTATGACAGACAGAAAGTTCAAAATTCAAGCTTTCTAAAAAAAATAATAACTGAACTAAGATATGCAAATACTATAAAAAAAGAAAATTACGACATTGCAATTCAAACAACCGAAGGTGACCGCGGTATAATAATAGCCAAATATGCCAAAATAAAAAGAATAGTTGGATATGAAGGAAAAAATAAGATATTAAACAGGCTAATAACAGATATAGTTCCCATGTCAAAAAATCCGAAACATATGGTCGAAACGAATTTAGACTCATTGAGGACTATTGGAATAGAACCAATATGTAAAAAAGTTATGCTATACTCAAATAAAGATCCAATATCCCATCTTCAACTACCAAAGACCTTTGCACATATGCATCTAACCAGCAGATGGATGTTTAAATGTGCTAAAGATGAGCTTATGGCAGAAATTATAGATTTTTGTCAAGATGAGCTTAAAGTAAAAGTAGTAATAACAAGCGATAAAAATGAAATAGAATTAAAAAAGCTTGATGAAGTAGTTAACCTCTGTAAAACCAAACCTATAAATTTAGGTGGTCAAATTAACCTTAAGCAAGTTGCAGCACTCAGCAAAATTTCTGCTCTTTATATTGGTGTAGACACTGCTATTATGCATATGGCAGCTGCAAACAATACACCTTGCATAGCTCTTTTTGGTCCAAGCAACGCACAAATTTGGGGACCTTGGGATAACGATATTTGCCAAAACTATTTAAACCACAGAGGAAATCAAGGTATAGGTAAACATTTTGTATTTCAAAAAGATTGGGAATGTATATCATGCCAAAAAGCAGGCTGTCAGGACTCAAGGATAAGTAGATGTTTAATTGAATTTAGCAAAGAAGAAATATTAGAAATAAAAGATAAGATAAGAGAAAAGATAGATGAATATACTATACACAGAAACACTTTATAA